Genomic DNA from Lutibacter sp. A80:
TTCCCTGAATTTGGTTTTGAGATAGCGCTAAAAAAGGAATTACAAACAGTAAAAAAAGTGCCTTTTTCATTAAAATATTTTAGAGGGTAAAAAATATATGAATAAAAAAAGACCATCAAATATGTTATAAAATTCACTAAGTACGAATTATATGAATTAATCTTTTGTTGAGCAGTAACAGTAGATTATTTCTTGTTTCGCAATTAGGTTAAATTATACATTTTAGATAGCCTTTTTGCTTTTAGAATGAATTATTAAGGCTTAATATTTATACCTTCATAATTTCAACATCTTTTATTTTATAAAGCTCATCAATTTCTAAGCTAAATTTATCGGTTAAATTTTGAATACTTACTTCAGCATTAGCTTTCATATCTTCAGAAACATCAGCTTTTTTAATTTCTTGCATAGCTTCTCTACGGTCATTTCTAATACTTACTTTTGCAGTTTCAGCTGTTGCTTTTGCTTGTTTAGATAAATTTTTACGTCTTTCTTCAGTTAAAACAGGAACGTTAATAATTACAACTTCACCATTATTCATAGGGTTAAAACCTAAATTTGCATTCATAATGGCTTTTTCAATTTCATGTAACATGTTTTTTTCCCATGGTTGTACTGTAATTGTATGTGCATCCATAGTTCCAACATTAGCAACTTGCGCTAAAGGAGTTTGTGAACCGTAATAATCTACAGTTACACCACTTAACATTGTTGGGCTAGCTTTTCCAGCTCTAATGTTTCTGAACTCTTTTTCTAAATGCACAATTGCTTCTTGCATTAATTCTTTTGTACTATCTATAATAAAGTCTAATTCTTCATTCATAATTAAAACATTTTAATTTCTAACTAATTATCAACTTTTGTTCCAATATTTTCTCCTGATATTACTTTTTCCAGGTTTCCTTTTGTATTCATATCAAAAACAATAATTGGTAAATTATTTTCTTGACTTAAAGCAAAGGCAGTCATATCCATAACTTTTAAACCTTTATTCATCACTTCTTTATAAGAAATGGTGTCAAATTTAATAGCATTGTCGTTTTTTTCTGGATCCTTATTGTAAATTCCATCTACACGTGTTCCTTTTAAAATAACTTCAGCACCAATTTCTATTGCTCTTAAAACAGCAGCAGTATCTGTTGTAAAGTATGGATTACCTGTTCCGCAACCAAAAATTACCACACGACCTTTTTCTAAATGGCGTACAGCTCTTCTTTTTATAAAAGGTTCTGCAACTTGTTCCATTTTTATAGCTGTTAGTAATCTAGTTTTAATACCAGCGGTTTCAATTGCGCTTTGTAATGCTAATCCATTTATTGCAGTTGCTAACATACCCATATAATCGCCCTGAACTCTATCGATACCGTTACTTGCTCCAGCAATACCTCTAAAAATATTACCACCACCAATAACAATGGCAACTTCAATATTTTGATCTACAATATTTTTTATATCTTGAGCATAATCTGCTAATCTTTTTGGGTCTATTCCATATTGTTGGTCGCCCATTAGAGCTTCACCACTTAATTTTAATAGAATTCTTTTATATGATGCCATAATTTGTTTGAAAGTTATGCAAATATAATAAATAGTTTATAAGTATAAATGGAATGTTTAATTTGAATTGATGTAAAAATGAGTATTAGATAAATTAAAATGAAATTAATTACTATTAAAAATGAAGCTCAAATGAAGCTGATTCTTAACAATTTTATTAAATTTATATGGATAAAAATAATATATAATTACTGTTAAGTTTTTAATGGCTATTTATGTTTATTTTATTAATTATTAATTTAAAAAATAAATAATATGGCAGTGTCCCAAAGATTAATAGCTTTAGATGTTTTAAGAGGCTTAACAATTGCTTTAATGATTATGGTTAATACTCCAGGTAGTTGGAGTTATGTGTACCCACCATTACTTCATGCAAAATGGCATGGGTGTACACCAACTGATTTAGTATTTCCATTTTTTCTTTTTATTGTTGGAGTTTCAATGTTTTATTCATTTAAAAAATTTAATAAAGGTATTACTTCATCAAGTTTTAAAAAAGTAATAAAGAGAACTTTAATTATTTTTTTACTAGGCTTATTTTTAAATTTATTTCCAAAATTTAATTTTGAAAATGTTAGATTTTTAGGAGTTTTACAACGTATTGCAATAGCTTATGGTTTAGCGGCATTGTTGTGTTTACAATTTAATGTAAAAACGTTGAAATATATTTTTGCTGCAATTTTATTAGGGTATTGGGGAATTTTATATTTTGGTAACCCCATAGCTCCTTTTGATCAAACGGGGAATTTAGTTCAGCAAATTGATTTAGCTATTTTAGGTGAAAACCATATGTATAAAGGTCTTGGTTTTACTTTTGATCCTGAAGGATTATTATCTTCTTTTCCATCAATTGCAACTGTTTTATTGGGTTATTTTGCTGGAAATATTATTGAATTCTCTAAAAGTACACTAGACACTATTAAAAAGTTTGTAATGTACGGACTTATTTTAGCAGTTGTGGGCTTGGTTTGGGGTACTATTTTTCCAATAAATAAATCGCTTTGGACCAGTACTTATGTAATTTATGCTGGTGGTTTAGCTTTATTGTTTTTAGCACTGTTATTATGGATTATCGATGTTAAAGGCTTTAAAAAGTGGTCAACGCCATTTATTCATTTTGGAACAAACCCATTATTTATTTTTATGTTTTCGGGTATTTATGTAAAAACAATTATTTATTTGGTAAAGATTAATATGTCTAATGGAGATACGCTTACAGGTTATAGTTATTTGTATAATCAAGTATTTGTACCAATTGCAGGGAATATGAATGGTTCTTTATTATTTGCAATAACGCACATTATATTCTTTTGGTTTTTAACCTATGTACTTTATAGGAAAAAGATTTTTATTAAAATTTAATAAGATTTCTTTAAGAATAAACATAAAAAAACCTCGCATTTGCGAGGTTTTTTTATATCTAAATTTAATAGTATAGTTTATACTAAAGAAATTCTTTTAAAATCAGTAACAGTTACATCTCCAATAGATTTAACATATTCTGCAACTGTAATTTTTTCATCTTTAATAAAATTTTGATCAAGAAGACATTGTTCGTGATCTAAAGTAGTATTATCAGAAATAAAACGTTCTAATTTTCCAGGAAGAATTCTATCCCATATAGCTTCTGGTTTACCTTCAGCTTTTAATTCTTCTTTTAATTTTAATTTAGTTTGTTCAATAACTTCATCAGTTAATTGAGATCTTGAAATAAAAGTAGGAACATTTTTAAGTGTTTTACCTAATCTAGCAAGTTCAATATTATCTTTTTCAATTACTGCAATTCTAGCTTCAGTTTCAGAAGCAACATAAGCAGGATCAAAATCTTTGTAAGATAATGTAGTAGCACCCATTGCAGCTACTTGCATAGATACATCTTTAGCAACAACATCAGAACCTTCTATATTAGCAGATAATACAGTTAAACTAGCAATTTTATTTCCAACATGAATATAAGAACCAATATAAGGACCTGATACTTTTTCAAATCCAGCAATTTCTAATTTTTCACCAATAACTCCAGTTTGCTCAATTAATTTTTCAGCAACAGTCATTCCACCAAAATCAGCAGCTAAAAAATCTTCTTTAGAATCACAGTTTACTGCAATTTTAGCAAAATCAGTAGCTAAAGCAACAAAAGCATCATTTTTAGCAACAAAGTCTGTTTCACAATTAAGAGAAATAATAACGCCTTGTGTATTGTCATCATTTACATATGCAATAGCAGCACCTTCAGATGAATCTCTGTCAGCTCTTTTTGCTGCAACTTTTTGACCTTTTTTACGTAAAATATCAACTGCTTTGTCAAAATCTCCTTCTGCTTCAACAAGTGCATTTTTACAATCCATCATACCTGCACCTGTAGATTGTCTTAATTTATTTACTTCTTGGGCTGTAATTTTCGCCATTTTATTATTGTTTTTTGTTGAATTTAAGCATTCAACTATTTTACTTTAATTATTTTTTTACCTCTTTTTTTGTTTCAGCTTTTGCTTCTGCAGCTTTTTCTTTACCTGCTTTTCTTTCAGATAAACCTTCAGCAACTGCATCAGTAATATGTCCTAAAACTTTTTCAATAGATTTTGAAGCATCATCATTTGCAGGAACTACATAATCAATTCCTCTTGGATCAGAGTTTGTGTCGATCATTGCAAAAATTGGAATACTTAATTTTTTAGCTTCAGCAATAGCAATGTGTTCTTTTTTTACATCAACTACAAAAATTGCACCTGGTAAACGTGTCATATCTGTAATAGAACCTAAGTTTTTGTCTAATTTTTCACGTTGACGGTTAATTTGTAATTGTTCTCTTTTAGAAAGAGCGGCAAAAGACCCATCTTGTTTCATTCTATCAATTGTAGCCATTTTTTTAACAGCTTTTCTAATAGTAACAAAGTTTGTTAACATTCCACCTGGCCATCTTTCTGTGATGTAAGGCATGTTAACACTTTTAGATTTGTCTGCAATAATTTCTTTTGCTTGTTTTTTTGTAGCTACAAAAAGGATTTTTCTACCTGAAGATGCAATTTTCTTTAAAGCTTCAGAAGCTTCTTCGATTTTTGCTGCGGTTTTGTAAAGGTCAATAATATGTACACCGTTACGTTCTCCGTAAATGTAAGGAGCCATGTTTGGATCCCATTTTCTAGTTAGGTGACCAAAATGTACACCTGCGTCTAATAAATCTTTAATTTCAATATTTGCCATTTGTATTTAGTTTACGTTCCGTTGAGTTAGCAATAGGGAAGTAGCGTATAAACGATCTTCCCTATTTGGATGCTAAACTTATTACAGTCATTGACTGATCAACGACAACTTTGTTTTTAATTTTAATAAGTCACCAAATAAATTGGTGTACCAATACTTGTATAAAACGATTAACGTTTTGAGAATTGGAATTTTTTTCT
This window encodes:
- the rpsB gene encoding 30S ribosomal protein S2 gives rise to the protein MANIEIKDLLDAGVHFGHLTRKWDPNMAPYIYGERNGVHIIDLYKTAAKIEEASEALKKIASSGRKILFVATKKQAKEIIADKSKSVNMPYITERWPGGMLTNFVTIRKAVKKMATIDRMKQDGSFAALSKREQLQINRQREKLDKNLGSITDMTRLPGAIFVVDVKKEHIAIAEAKKLSIPIFAMIDTNSDPRGIDYVVPANDDASKSIEKVLGHITDAVAEGLSERKAGKEKAAEAKAETKKEVKK
- the pyrH gene encoding UMP kinase, translated to MASYKRILLKLSGEALMGDQQYGIDPKRLADYAQDIKNIVDQNIEVAIVIGGGNIFRGIAGASNGIDRVQGDYMGMLATAINGLALQSAIETAGIKTRLLTAIKMEQVAEPFIKRRAVRHLEKGRVVIFGCGTGNPYFTTDTAAVLRAIEIGAEVILKGTRVDGIYNKDPEKNDNAIKFDTISYKEVMNKGLKVMDMTAFALSQENNLPIIVFDMNTKGNLEKVISGENIGTKVDN
- a CDS encoding acyltransferase family protein, whose translation is MAVSQRLIALDVLRGLTIALMIMVNTPGSWSYVYPPLLHAKWHGCTPTDLVFPFFLFIVGVSMFYSFKKFNKGITSSSFKKVIKRTLIIFLLGLFLNLFPKFNFENVRFLGVLQRIAIAYGLAALLCLQFNVKTLKYIFAAILLGYWGILYFGNPIAPFDQTGNLVQQIDLAILGENHMYKGLGFTFDPEGLLSSFPSIATVLLGYFAGNIIEFSKSTLDTIKKFVMYGLILAVVGLVWGTIFPINKSLWTSTYVIYAGGLALLFLALLLWIIDVKGFKKWSTPFIHFGTNPLFIFMFSGIYVKTIIYLVKINMSNGDTLTGYSYLYNQVFVPIAGNMNGSLLFAITHIIFFWFLTYVLYRKKIFIKI
- the tsf gene encoding translation elongation factor Ts → MAKITAQEVNKLRQSTGAGMMDCKNALVEAEGDFDKAVDILRKKGQKVAAKRADRDSSEGAAIAYVNDDNTQGVIISLNCETDFVAKNDAFVALATDFAKIAVNCDSKEDFLAADFGGMTVAEKLIEQTGVIGEKLEIAGFEKVSGPYIGSYIHVGNKIASLTVLSANIEGSDVVAKDVSMQVAAMGATTLSYKDFDPAYVASETEARIAVIEKDNIELARLGKTLKNVPTFISRSQLTDEVIEQTKLKLKEELKAEGKPEAIWDRILPGKLERFISDNTTLDHEQCLLDQNFIKDEKITVAEYVKSIGDVTVTDFKRISLV
- the frr gene encoding ribosome recycling factor, producing the protein MNEELDFIIDSTKELMQEAIVHLEKEFRNIRAGKASPTMLSGVTVDYYGSQTPLAQVANVGTMDAHTITVQPWEKNMLHEIEKAIMNANLGFNPMNNGEVVIINVPVLTEERRKNLSKQAKATAETAKVSIRNDRREAMQEIKKADVSEDMKANAEVSIQNLTDKFSLEIDELYKIKDVEIMKV